The DNA segment GGAGCGCGAAGACACGATAGTTCGTTAAGATGAAAAGCAAATTTACGCAAATCGTAAATATAAAAAAGCGAAATTTAGACAAAATCGAGCTAAATTTGGCAAGAACCAGAAACGAAGCCGCGATGATAGAGGGCTTCATAGCGCAGGCCGCCGAGCAAATTTCAAAATTTGAAATGCCATCAAGCGGCTCTGCGATCGATCTGCGAGGTTCGCTGGAGCTTCTTGGTGCGATGCGGCGAGAAAAGAATCTGCTAACCGAGCGGCTGGAGCTAATGAAAAAAAACATCGCGCATCTCGAGCGGCAGCACAAGGCAGCCAATCTAGAGTATGAAAAGATAAAATACCTGCAAACGCAGGACTTTAGCGCGCAAATAGAAAAGATAAAAAAGGCCGAAGCGGCGGCTCTGGACGAGTTTGCGACGATGAATTTTACTAGGCAAAAAAATGCGGATCAATGATTTGGATTTGAGTGACTGGAAAAACTGCGACATAAATACCGATAGTCTTTGGTTTATCGCAGAGCGCGATAAAAGCGGTAAACATAAAAACATCTATCACGGTAATTTTATCCCGCAGATCCCAAATCAACTCCTGCGCCGATATACCAAAAGGGGCGAATTTGTGTTTGAGCCTTTTATGGGTAGCGGCACGACGCTGTTTGAGTGCGAAAATTTGGATCGAAAATATATCGGTTTTGATATAAATCCATTGATGTTGGATTATGTGCGCCAAAGTATGCAAAACTCGAATTTTAGTGATTTTTTTATAGCTGAGTGTGATTCGATGAATGCCCAAAGTGTTGATAAAAATTTTGAAAATATGGGTATTAAAAATGTACAATTCGTCCTGATGCATCCGCCTTATATGGATATCGTTAAATTTACGGATGACGAAAACGACCTATCTAGATGTGACAATATAAATGAATTTGTAAAAAAATTTAAGCTTGTCTGTGAAAATTCTTTAAAATTTTTGGACAAAAATCGTTATTTTGCTGTAGTGATCGGCGATATTTATAAAAATAGCGAAATTTTGCCGCTTAGCTTTTACTGTATGGATATGATAAAGAGAAATTTTAAAGTCAAGTTAAAAGGTATAGTCGTAAAAAATATCGAAGGTAATCGCGGCAAACTAGGCACGAGCGGAATTTGGCGGTATCGTGCGTTAAAAAACGATTATTATATTTTTAAGCACGAATATATTTTGGTTTTTAAAAAGGAGTTTTGATGACAACACATGTTTTTATAGTTGATAACAATACCTTTAAATATCATTTGGAATATATGTTTGCCGGAACTGGGGCTGGAAATAATTTTATAGATTTTAATAGTGTTGGCACTACAAATTTACACTATGCGACTGAAAATAATTTGCTTGGAATGATTGCAGATATAAGCAGAATTCGCATTGGCGATAATGTTGTTTTTTATTTACAGCAAGATTATTCTAAAGGTATATATGAGGGCAAATTTTATGGTATTTTTAGAGTAAGAAGCCTTGGCTTTTTAGATAATAATGATGGCGGACAATTTTTAATAAATGAATTACAAAAATCACTCACATTTAGAATCTTAATTGAACCTTTGGAAGTTTATGCAGATGGCGTTACTGAATGGGAGGCGCTTGACGAGATAAAAAATATTTGTTCGCCAAATCAAATGCTTTGGAGCTTGATATATAGGAAATTAAAAGGCAATCGTGGAAATACGATGATAACTATTTATGAATTTGAGCGGCTATATCAGCTTATTAGAGAAAAAAATTATTATGTTCCACTTGGCGGACAAAATTTTAGTTTTGATTCATACTCTCAACAAATCATTCAAATTCCGCAAAGTAATTCTTACGATGGGAGATTTGGAAGTATAAATATCTTGCCGAGACTTTTGGCAAAATACGAAAAAGGGCATCAGTTTGAGACTCATCTGCAGGCTTACATTTTACAGAATATAGAGCAAATTTTTAATTCGGGTTTTGAATGGATAGAATGGATAGGAAATGAAGTCTCATGCGGTGTTGGCATGCAACGTATCGATATTATGCTGTCAAAAATAAATGGAATAAATAGAGTTTGTATGCCTATTGAATTAAAATCAAGCGAAGCTTATCTGGGTATAACCCATCAAATTCAAAGATATGTTGATTGGATTAGACAATATTATCTGCCAAATCGTCAATCTGATTTGGTGCCAGTATTGATTTCTAGACAAATCTTAGATAAAAATTCTCAATATTTCAGTAACCTAATAGCTGAATTTCAAAATTTTAATGCCATAAACAATATCAACTTAAAATACATAGAATTCACTATTGAGAATAATAGTATAAATTTTAGTAAAATCGTATATTAATGAACTACATCGGCTCTAAATTTAAACTCTCAAGCTGGATAAGAGACGAGATTTGCAAAGTTGTTGGCAATGATTTATCGCAAAAAATCTTCTGCGATATCTTTGCGGGCACCGGTATAGTCGGGCGGACTTTTAAAGCAAGCGTGAAAAAAGTCATCGCAAACGATATAGAGCCCTATAGTTATGTCTTAAATAAAAACTACATCAGTAATCATAAAATTTTAAGACAAACGGACGATTTGATAAATGAATTAAACGATCTTAAACCCGTTGAAGACGGGTTTATTTACAAGAACTACTGCTTTGGCAGCGGTTCTGGTCGCCAATACTTTAGCGATGAAAACGGCAAAAAAATAGATACTGTCAGGCAGGAAATAGAAAGATGGCATAAAATCGGAAAAATGACCGATGAAATTTACTATTTTTTGTTGGCTTCGCTTATAGAAAGCGCAGACAAAGTCGCAAATACTGCATCAGTTTATGGAGCGTTTCTAAAAAATATCAAAGCATCTGCCTTAAAGCCATTGGTTTTGGAAGCAGCTAAATTTGAGATAAATGACAATGTCCACGATGTTTATCAGATGGATGCAAATAAACTGATAAGAGAAATTGCCGGCGATATTTTGTATTTAGATCCGCCTTATAATGCTCGGCAATATGGCGCAAACTACCACTTATTGAACACCATAGCACTTTATGATAAATTTACGCCAAAGGGCAAGACTGGATTGCGAAACTATATGCGCTCGAAATATTGTTCAAAAAACGGTGTTGCAACTGAATTTGAAAATTTAATAAAAAATGCAAATTTTAAATATATCTTTTTAAGTTACAACAATGAAGGACTGATGAATGAGTATCAAATTCGCAAAATTTTACTCAAATACGGCAAGTATAATTTAGTAAAAAAAGAATATCAAAGGTTTAAAGCCGATAAAAGCGAAAATCGTAAGCATAAGGCCGATTCTACGTTTGAATATTTGCATGTTTTGGAAAAAATAAACTGAAAGCAAGAGGATAAATTTTGAAAATTTTTTTGATTTTACTAACTTTAAATTTATGCGTTTGGGGCGCAGACGGCGCGAACGCCCAAAGCGCGAGCCAAAGCGGCTTTAAGATCCCCGTGGACTGCGTTTCGATCTTTGAAGCTAGAAAAGACGAGATAAAAAAAGAGATCGCAAGACTTGATGAGGCAAGGCAGAGCTTGGAGGCTTTTCGGGCGAGTTCGGCGGCGCTTTTTGAGGAGCGAAACGCCAAACTGGCCGCCAAAGAGGCCGAGATAAACGCGACTCTAGCCCGCGCGCAAGAGGAAAAAAGGCAGACCGAGCAGCTACTAAAGAAAAATGGCGAAATTCTAAAAGAGCTAAAAACGATGACTAGCGACAAGGTCGGCGAGACCTACGGCAAGATGAAAGATCAAGCCGCCGCCGACGTTCTAAGCGCGATGGATAGGGCGGATGCGGCTAGCATCATGTACTCGCTAAGTCCTAAAAAAATCTCTGCGATAATGGCCAAAATGGAGCCTGCTGCAGCGTCTGAAATCACGCTTTTAATCAAGCAAGGCCCGCCCTTTATAAAGGCCGAAAAAAACGTAACGCAGGAAGTCTCTCCGACCTCGCCCGACGGCCCCGCGGGAAATCTGTTAAATTTGTGATTTAAAACCCGGATAAATTCGCTCGGTGTTTAAATTTTGACCTAAATTTAGCTAGCGCGGTTAAATTTTACGGACGGATCAGCGAGCTAAAATTTGTATTAAATTTGGCTCAAGATAAGTTAATAGGATTTTTAGCTGCGACTTGCGTTGCTACTTATAAGACCTCTTATCAATTTTAGCACAATATGATAGAGCTTTTTTATAGAAACATCACTTCGTGAGTGATTCGCTTGTTTTATCATTATATCTAAATTCACACTCTTTTAAGATAAAGCAAGAAATTCTCTTTGCTTAGCTTCCCTGCGGTCGCTACCGTCGCTACGCTTGAGAAGATTCCTTTAAATTTTGTTTAGCGTATCCCTCTCTGCTCGCAGTAGCAACGCGAGTCGTAGCTCTTGTGCTTAACCGTGCTTTGTTTGCTACCGATAAGACGCACTCTCTTTGAGAAAAACTCCTTTTGGAAGTTTTTAACTTATCTTGGGCCTAAATTTTAAGCGATCGAGTTAAATTTGCGCAGGTAATTCGAAAGATAAATTTAATATTCGTAGCAAATTTGAACCTAAAATCGGCTCGCGCTCAAATTTGCAGAGCGCTTTTGGCTGAGGTTTTGGGCGGATTTGTAGCGGCTCGAAGCGGGATTTGAAGCCGCGAAATTCGCCGTTTTATAGCGACTAAATTCGATGCTCGCTATTTGCTCGGTAAAGTAAAATCAAATTTAACATACCGCTTTGGACGCCTGGCAAGCGACATAAAATTAAAATTTCCTTTTGAGGCATCAAAATTTAACGCCAAAGCCTAAATTTAGTTCGCGCCAAATCTTAAA comes from the Campylobacter rectus genome and includes:
- a CDS encoding flagellar export protein FliJ; the encoded protein is MKSKFTQIVNIKKRNLDKIELNLARTRNEAAMIEGFIAQAAEQISKFEMPSSGSAIDLRGSLELLGAMRREKNLLTERLELMKKNIAHLERQHKAANLEYEKIKYLQTQDFSAQIEKIKKAEAAALDEFATMNFTRQKNADQ
- a CDS encoding MotE family protein, whose product is MKIFLILLTLNLCVWGADGANAQSASQSGFKIPVDCVSIFEARKDEIKKEIARLDEARQSLEAFRASSAALFEERNAKLAAKEAEINATLARAQEEKRQTEQLLKKNGEILKELKTMTSDKVGETYGKMKDQAAADVLSAMDRADAASIMYSLSPKKISAIMAKMEPAAASEITLLIKQGPPFIKAEKNVTQEVSPTSPDGPAGNLLNL
- a CDS encoding DNA methyltransferase, producing the protein MRINDLDLSDWKNCDINTDSLWFIAERDKSGKHKNIYHGNFIPQIPNQLLRRYTKRGEFVFEPFMGSGTTLFECENLDRKYIGFDINPLMLDYVRQSMQNSNFSDFFIAECDSMNAQSVDKNFENMGIKNVQFVLMHPPYMDIVKFTDDENDLSRCDNINEFVKKFKLVCENSLKFLDKNRYFAVVIGDIYKNSEILPLSFYCMDMIKRNFKVKLKGIVVKNIEGNRGKLGTSGIWRYRALKNDYYIFKHEYILVFKKEF
- a CDS encoding DNA adenine methylase; the protein is MNYIGSKFKLSSWIRDEICKVVGNDLSQKIFCDIFAGTGIVGRTFKASVKKVIANDIEPYSYVLNKNYISNHKILRQTDDLINELNDLKPVEDGFIYKNYCFGSGSGRQYFSDENGKKIDTVRQEIERWHKIGKMTDEIYYFLLASLIESADKVANTASVYGAFLKNIKASALKPLVLEAAKFEINDNVHDVYQMDANKLIREIAGDILYLDPPYNARQYGANYHLLNTIALYDKFTPKGKTGLRNYMRSKYCSKNGVATEFENLIKNANFKYIFLSYNNEGLMNEYQIRKILLKYGKYNLVKKEYQRFKADKSENRKHKADSTFEYLHVLEKIN